A window of the Leptolyngbyaceae cyanobacterium genome harbors these coding sequences:
- a CDS encoding histidinol-phosphate transaminase produces the protein MLPFIRSDLAQLTAYTPHPGGTSGEPVKSETSIDRLDTNESPFDFPIELKEKLAWTYQQIVENNRYPDGAYLNLKNAIAEYANESASSLHTPITSDRISVGNGSDELIRSLLIATCLKGEGSILVANPTFSMYGILAETLGIPVVKVNRNEDNFAINLEAAQTAIQQTQNPPIRVVFVVHPNSPTANPLTPPELDWLRSLPEQILVVIDEAYFEFSQTSVIGELLQRPNWVILRTFSKAFRLAAHRVGYAIAHPELVIALEKVRLPYNLPSLSQAAALLALNHRQLLLAAIPQILAERHRLIENLSQISSLKIWPSSANFIYLRLSEPDPNFNQTKLTNLVQQLKSQGTLIRHISGGLRITVGTPEENQRTIERLKTWLANQS, from the coding sequence ATGCTGCCCTTCATTCGCTCAGACCTAGCCCAACTCACCGCCTACACACCTCACCCAGGTGGCACTTCCGGCGAACCTGTCAAATCGGAAACTAGTATCGATCGCCTCGATACCAATGAAAGCCCCTTTGATTTTCCCATCGAGTTAAAAGAAAAACTTGCTTGGACATATCAGCAAATCGTCGAAAACAACCGTTATCCAGATGGCGCTTACCTCAATCTCAAAAATGCGATCGCAGAATACGCCAACGAATCAGCATCCTCCCTTCACACCCCCATCACCTCAGATCGTATCTCCGTTGGTAACGGTTCCGATGAACTAATTCGATCTCTATTAATTGCCACTTGCTTAAAAGGCGAAGGCTCAATCCTCGTAGCCAATCCCACCTTTTCCATGTATGGCATATTAGCCGAAACGTTAGGGATTCCCGTTGTCAAAGTTAATCGAAATGAAGATAACTTTGCCATTAATTTAGAAGCAGCCCAAACAGCGATTCAACAAACACAAAATCCCCCCATTCGCGTAGTGTTTGTCGTTCATCCCAACTCACCCACAGCCAATCCCTTAACCCCACCAGAATTAGATTGGTTAAGAAGTTTACCCGAACAGATTCTCGTAGTAATTGATGAAGCCTATTTTGAATTTAGTCAAACCAGCGTCATCGGTGAATTACTACAACGTCCCAACTGGGTAATTTTGCGGACATTTTCCAAAGCATTTCGCTTAGCAGCCCATCGGGTAGGATATGCGATCGCCCATCCCGAATTAGTCATTGCACTGGAAAAAGTTCGCTTACCATACAACCTTCCCAGTCTTTCCCAAGCCGCTGCCTTACTTGCCCTTAATCATCGTCAATTACTATTAGCAGCCATTCCCCAAATCCTAGCAGAACGCCACCGATTAATAGAAAATTTATCACAAATTTCCTCACTCAAAATTTGGCCGAGTTCAGCCAACTTTATCTACCTCCGCCTTAGCGAACCCGATCCTAATTTCAATCAAACCAAATTGACCAATTTAGTACAACAACTCAAATCCCAAGGCACTCTGATCAGGCATATCAGCGGTGGATTACGGATTACCGTCGGCACTCCCGAAGAAAATCAACGAACTATCGAACGTCT